CCTGGGAAGGCAGTCTAACATTCCAGGACGTTCGGGAGCACCCCTGAGAGGCATGAAGGAGGCCACGAAAAAAGGCTCCAGCTCCGGGGTGAGAAAAAGATTGAGAGGCCATCCCCCCGAGCCATTCATCACCTGTGCGACATCCATCGCCGCCGCATCGAGTACAGGGTATTCCTCTCGATCTACAAGTACTGGTATAAAATCATCGTTCAGCAGAGCCGCCACCTCTGCATCTGAGAAAACCTGAGTTGTCATGACCGTGCACCAGTGACAGGCTGAATATCCCAGATGAAGAAAAAGAGGCTTATTCTGCTCCCGTGCAACAGCTCGAGCCTCATCACCCCAAGGATACCACTGAACGAGATCTTGGCCATGAGACCGGAGATACGAGTTTTCTGCATCCTCCAAGATATATCGTCCTTTCACGACAACCCCTCCCTCTCCACGATAGGCACCAATTCCTCAAGGCCATCCAAGACCTCCCACGCACCGACAGCTGATAATGCTTTGTCGTCGAAACGCCCTGTCGTTACCCCAATGCCTCGGACACCAGCGGCCATGGCCGTCTGTATATCGACATCGGTATCTCCCACGTACAACGTCGAGTCAGCTGACGCTCCAAGAGCATTCATCGCACCCAGTACCATATCCGCCTCGGGCTTGGGGCGGTATATCTCGCCCAATCCCGTAACGAAATCGAAGCGATCAAAAAGGCCCACAGCACGAACGACTGGCTCAGCTTCCTTCCGATTGGTCGCAATACCGAGGCAAACTCCTAAAGATCGAAGCCGATCCATCGTCGGGAGTGTCTTGGGAAAGGGGACGATGCCAGCATATTCGATTTCCCGAAAGATTTTTCTATACTCGTTAAGCCAATGCTCATCGTAGTCGCCCCACAAGGCATGCATCCCCTTTGAAAGGGGGATACCCACGATGCCCATGACCTGTTCTCTTGAGACCGCAGGAAGCCCCATTCGTTCGGCAACCCCGTTCATGCAGTTGGTGATTCCCTGACTACTATCTACTAATGTCATATCAAAATCAAACAAGATAACTCGAATCATGCCCATCACATCCTTTTTACCTGTACCTGCATAGAACACAAACGGCCGACCCAGTATACTGGATCGGCCGTCGTAG
This region of Dethiosulfovibrio peptidovorans genomic DNA includes:
- a CDS encoding haloacid dehalogenase, with translation MAAFFVCTYDGRSSILGRPFVFYAGTGKKDVMGMIRVILFDFDMTLVDSSQGITNCMNGVAERMGLPAVSREQVMGIVGIPLSKGMHALWGDYDEHWLNEYRKIFREIEYAGIVPFPKTLPTMDRLRSLGVCLGIATNRKEAEPVVRAVGLFDRFDFVTGLGEIYRPKPEADMVLGAMNALGASADSTLYVGDTDVDIQTAMAAGVRGIGVTTGRFDDKALSAVGAWEVLDGLEELVPIVEREGLS